A stretch of Oryza brachyantha chromosome 4, ObraRS2, whole genome shotgun sequence DNA encodes these proteins:
- the LOC102715014 gene encoding F-box protein At1g67340-like, with protein MRTRRGACYCSPCQDGPRRKRRRVGVAEGPAPAGSGAGACGDMFDELPDDLVVSILADVAASARSPADLAGAMLTCKRFRELGGNKVVLARASPRCVAVRAGAWSDAAHRFLQRCADAGNLDACYLLGMIRFYCLGSRGSGAALMAAAAVGGHREALYSLAVIQFNGSGGTKDDRDLRAGAALCARAASLGHVDALRELGHCLQDGYGVRRSVLDGRRLLIQANARELAAAVAASASLLRAAAGGGGKPASRRHSCLLSDFGCHAAAKAGGEAHAANRFLVDWFASRPLAAAAATAAASATAAVSAAEDDGGAGGGGDESCGLRLCSHALCGRPETRRHEFRRCSVCGVVNYCSRACQALHWKTAHKAECTPMDRWLDNAVAPNAAAAMAAPAP; from the exons ATGAGGACGAGGCGAGGCGCGTGCTACTGCTCGCCGTGCCAGGATGGGCCGCGCCGGAAGCGCCGCAGGGTCGGCGTCGCGGAGggaccggcgccggcggggagtGGTGCCGGTGCCTGTGGGGATATGTTCGACGAGCTGCCGGACGATCTCGTGGTGTCGATACTGGCGGATgttgccgcctccgcccggtctcccgccgacctcgccggcgccatgcTCAC GTGCAAGAGGTTCAGGGAGCTTGGGGGGAACAAGGTGGTGCTCGCGAGGGCGTCGCCGCGGTGCGTCGCCGTGCGGGCCGGGGCGTGGTCGGACGCCGCGCACCGCTTCCTGCAGCGCTGCGCGGACGCCGGGAATCTCGACGCGTGCTATCTTCTTGGCATG ATCCGGTTCTATTGTCTCGGGAGCCGCGGGTCCGGGGCGGCgctgatggcggcggcggcggtgggcgggcACCGGGAGGCGCTGTACTCACTGGCGGTGATCCAGTTTAATGGCAGCGGGGGCACCAAGGACGACCGCGACCTCCGCGCTGGGGCGGCgctgtgcgcgcgcgcggcgtctCTCGGCCACGTCGACGCGCTCCGGGAGCTCGGCCACTGCCTCCAGGACGGCTACGGGGTGCGCCGCTCCGTGCTCGACGGGCGGCGCCTCCTCATCCAGGCCAACGCccgcgagctcgccgccgcggtcgccgcgtcggcctcgctcctccgcgccgccgccggcggcggcggcaagccgGCCTCACGCCGGCACTCGTGCCTCCTCAGCGACTTCGGCTGCCACGCGGCCGCcaaggccggcggcgaggcgcacGCCGCCAACCGGTTCCTCGTCGACTGGTTCGCGTcccgcccgctcgccgccgccgccgccaccgccgcggcgagcgccACAGCAGCGGtgagcgcggcggaggacgacggcggcgcgggcggcggcggcgacgagtcGTGCGGCCTGCGCCTGTGCTCGCACGCGCTGTGCGGGCGGCCGGAGACGCGGCGCCACGAGTTCCGGCGCTGCTCCGTCTGCGGCGTGGTGAACTACTGCTCCCGCGCATGCCAGGCGCTGCACTGGAAGACGGCGCACAAGGCCGAGTGCACGCCCATGGACCGGTGGCTCGACAACGCCGTCGCCCCgaatgccgccgccgccatggccgctcCGGCCCCATGA